The Silurus meridionalis isolate SWU-2019-XX chromosome 6, ASM1480568v1, whole genome shotgun sequence genome contains the following window.
aaatacaagcGCACAATGTCGGCctcaaaagaacaaaagaaaattcaaacaaattaataaaaacaatcagtCTAATTGATTACACCTCACAAAGAAACACATGACGTCTCAGCACTCTGATGACTGTTGAGTAATCATCCGGATCTTCCAACCCCTCAGAAATATATGGCAGCAGTTTATCAGGCCGCCTCCCAGCTGATTATCAGAGTGTCGAAAACTAGAATGGACACACTAATGAAAATCTAAAACACACGTAGTCCATTAACACGCTAGCATTCGGCTCCTTAGCTAATCCTGTAATCCGTTAGCCACAGCACTGTATGGCCAGGACATGCGTCCCACTCCGGTGCTCGGAACATAAAGAAAATGCACTCCCACCCAACCATGTGACTGCCACGACTACCACATGTCACAGGAGCAACTGGGGGATATTTGTGCTGTCATGAGTTTCATAAAAGACCAGTGCCTGCTGCGAACATCATCACTGTCGAGAAAACAAGATCTGACTGCACACTTTCTACGATTTATGGTTCTAActttatttcttcttcattttacaTTCTGCCAGAGGATTTGAAAACATAATCTAAATGTGGAGATTCACAGATTTTGGTTTTCACCTGACCTttatcttctcttctctgcAGTCTTACAACCAAAAAGGGATTCTGGTTATGTGCAGATCCTGAGATGTAGTGGGTTCAGCAGGTCAAAGGCAAAAGAAAATCTTCAGAATAGACTTAGAcctcatataaaaaaaagtctgttcttaaatcagcttcatttatttttccagaaaGCTTTTCTTTAATGATCGCATTTGAAGcaaattgttgttgttttaattaaatatatgccTATGAGGCTAGAGACTAATTCTAGAAATGTTAAACCATAAATCTATGTAAActtcaccatatcaacaattacacGTTTCTAATGCGTGTATGTGGAGCATCTGCTGTACACTGTGACTgaactgttgctatagaaacgtaTCAGAACGAGAGcattaatacagtataaacctgcactactgtcagagctgctgttctacaGAATTAATCATCACCTGGcaaccaatcaggatccaggaTTCAGCAACAGTTTAACAGATACATCAGACCTGcattttatactgaatataaaagtgtttaatatcgaattattgaacatttaatcacagaactgaatgtggaaatgttttcttaCAGACTCATGCTGTATCAGTTACCAGAGAAATCTGTTTTTTgggttggaaaaaaaacaggttttatttGGGCACAGGCAaaggcaaagtaaaaaaaaacagcccagGGTCAAAACACAGACAAGGCCGAACAAAGCGTGGAGCAAGCCTCCAGGTAATGAGGTGGAGAAACGCCCTCTGCAGAGGTCTGAGGTGGAGCTAcaccctctgcggaggtctggaCCACGTCATTAGCAAAACCCAGGGGCCACCTTAGAGAAACCCGGAGCAACGTAGTTAGCAAGGATTGGGCACTCGGCGGGACCCCAATGCAGTATGCACACATggagaaatgaaaaaacagGCTTTGACGGGGCacaggcaaaaacaaagtccaaaaaactGTTCAGGGTCAAAACAGGCAAACAGTGTGATGCAGGGAGagacaaaaccaaaaccaaaaacagttcAAGATTTAGAGAGCCGGCAAACAGAACCATGAAGTGCAAAGCAGAAACAATAACCAAAAAGCAGTCCAGAATTCAAAACCAGAGTAAATcagaacaggggtcaggaacAAGAGCAGGAATCCAGAGCAATCAGAGTGGTAGGAATAATCCCAGGGACTTTAGGAAGCCGGTGAGATAATCTGGCCCTGAGCTAAAGTCTTGGTTGTCCTTAAATACCAGGAGGTGtgggaaaaacggcaagatggctgCCAGCCGGAAGTGCGCCCCACGAAACCGTAAGATCCTGACATTTTACaaatttttcctgtttttctaaATGTTCACTCATTTATCTTTACATTTAAACGCATGATAGAGTAATGTTATCGCCCCCTGACCCCCACCCGCTCCTAAAGAACCCTAAAGATCCTCTTACCACTCCATCCCAACCAAATCCCCCTTAATCCCCCACACATCCTGCTTTCCAGGATTAATTAAGTGTAAATGGTTGTGTAGTAACAGTTGGTGAAAATTGCAACGGAATCATTTGAGAGCTAAAAGAAATGACTTTTATTAGTGAGTTTTATGAGTCATATTTGttaatacactgaataaaaaagaGATTGAAAGATtggataattttttattttaaatcacattCATCAAAATGATTAATTTAGTTAATTTGGTTCCTTTTaatcaaaaatctaaaaaatgttctgttttcataatttttgataccacctcatataccAATCAGGTatagcattataacattataacaattATGAGTGGTAAATTGAAGAACACTAATGATCTCATTATCATCATGGCACCcgttggatttatttattaggcagcaagtgaacattttgtggtCAAAGTTGACTttagaagcaagaaaaatggttgcgcgtaaggatttgagcgagtttgacaaattttgacgtctagatgactgggttagagcatctccaaatctgcggctcttgtgggatgttcctggacTGCAGTGGtgagtatctattaaaagtgcaaGAAACCCTTCACcaaggaaagaacagtggtgaaccagcgacagggtcgtgggggacaAGGTCATGCTGTTCATGCtcatgactgttttagcagcaaaaggggaaagAAACAATTACAgaggtggttataatgttatgcctgttcagtgtctataacTCCCGAGAGCTCCATGGGACAGGCCTGAATTGACTGAAATAAATCTGATTTGCTCCTTCTCATTcgtgactggaagatgtcttTATTAGGTTTGTTCATGTATTATTTGTAGTTTagaaagtttttcttttctctaaacCAGGAGTTAATAAAACACGCTTCTGTTTATCTACAGAGGAAAAGCAGAGACAAGTATGAAGTAAACACCCTGTTGATCCTCCTCTGATCCTGACTTTCACTTTCTCCTTATCTGTTTATAAGCTGctaaaaaagaggaaaggaagAGATTCTGATTCTGACTTTGTGTAGATTATAAAGTCTCCTTCCTGGAATTTGTTTTCTTAGTGAATTTCCACCacagttcatcatcatcatcatcattaacatcaacaACTTCTTTCTGATTTTCCACTGCAGCGCGTACTTTGTTGTCCTGAAGAAGAATGGCAGGTTGCTTCCAATCCTAGATCTCCTCTACTTCAACCGCTCACTCAGgtggctcaggttcaggatgctcactctTAAAGTGGTCATGTCTCAGGTCAAttccaaggactggtttgtcctTACCAGCTTACCTATACCAGGTCCTCCCGTTTGGCCTGGCACTCTCACCCTGCATCTTCACAAAGTCCGTGAATGCAGCgctgaccccgctgcggctcCAGGGCATccacatttttaattatatcgCAGACTGGTCGATATTGTCTCGATCAGAGCACCAGGCAGTCCGGCATCAAAATGTTGCTCTTGACCTGCATAAAGTGACTGGGGCTCAGACTGAACACCGGAAAGAGTGTGCTTTTTTCAGGgcagagaaccaccttcctGGGCGTAGTGTGGGACTCAACCAAGTTACGGGCACAGGCTGTCTACCGCCCAGATCGGAGatatcctcactgcagtcaggagtgTAAgggaaggccagtcactcactgtgaagctaACGACGGATGCTTCCCTCACGGGGGGGAACCGGTCATAAGTGGCCGCTCCACCCAGGGTCTGTGAAGTCGGCCACGTCtctcatggcacataaactgcctggagatgatggccaTGTTTCTAAGGTTGAAACACTTTCTTCCGGACCTGAGGGGTCACAATGTGTTGGTCTGTATGCCTTCCTCCCGATCGTgctgctctcgggagttctggagagagttcgccggGAGGGAGCCCGTTTCCTCCTTGTATCACCTCGATAGCTGGGCAAACCATGGTTTTCGGATCTGGTGTCCCTCAACGAGGGCCCTCCTTGCCAAATTCCTgccaggagggatctcctctagCAGGCAGGGAGAACGCCTGGAGTTGTGGAGGctatggctgtggcccctgagggggcacaatTTGTAGCAGCTGGTCTCCCTGCTGATGTGCTGGAgaccatcctccattccagagctccctccacgaggaggtcgtactCCGCGAGGTGGCAGCTGTTCACgtcgtggtgtgagcaccacagGATAGACCCGGTTAACTGCTtggttggttcagttctggagttcttgcaggaacagttttGCATGGGGTTGACACTTCAACCCTCAAGGTTTACTTGTGTGCAATCGCAGCTTAGCTAACCCCGCCTGCATGGCAGTCGACGGGTAGGCACCctctggtgacacgtttcctctgTCGAGAAGTCgggcagctgtttgtctgctatgacCCTAATAAATAAGGATTCCCTGCCAACAAACAGACTATCAGCAGGTGGGTAGTGGATGCAATTTCATCAttttatgagtcctctggtctctctGCTCTGCTCGGAGTGAAGGCTCAGTCCACCCAGAGTGTGGTGGCCTCTAcagcctggtccgctggagtcccactccaggacatttgcgatgctgtgggctggtccaccctgctgagCTTTGTTGGGTTTTATGACCTAGACCTCAGAACCACTCCGGGCTCATCTGTCTTGCGTGCAGGTGCTGAGGCCCTCACGTATTAGGCAGAGTCTTGTCAGGCTGGCGTGATTGAACATCTCATCCCCAAAGCATTGCAACACAGCTCGAATTTCCTGTATGGGGAGCGTCGcaaggttacgtatgtaaccctagttcccagagggaacaagatgctgcgtccctttgccacactccctgcatccctgctaCCACTGCACAGACATTTGTAGCTAGGGGGGGGTTTCCTATAGCGTTGCGATGCAtcgtctcgttccctctgggaaggagggttacatacgtaacctggagacgtttcTGAGCAACACTATGGTACTGACTGCATAGGGCTTGTGATAAAGTTCAGTATCATAGTACATTATGTACAGCATGTTTCACATAATCATCTCAACATCCACCATGAGCAAAGCCATATGAGCCATGAGAGTCCAAGTTCTCTCCATGGAGTACTGCAGTCCTTTCCCCCCCGTGAATCTTGGCAAGAAGAAGTGAAAAGTCTCTGGAAGGAAAAGATAAACTCTGATCATATAAATAGTTGATAATAAGATCCATAGCTTTagaaattagctttttttgtcACCTCCAAACCCCCAAACCACACGCTCCCCTCCTTTCAACAGCTTTATAAACTGATCAATGTGCTGATTTCTGCATTAACACAATTCTTTACATTGTGACTGAggtgaaaaatgtaataaacattagtacataattatattattgtaaaatgaTATTCTTTATGTAACTGCTTTTCTAGAAGATTTATGGAAATAGTGTAAAATGATAACAGTCAGTATTTTAATGCTGATAGAagatgaatgtgtttgtgatgagtgtaatgttTTCTCTAAACCAGGAGTTAATAAAACACACTTCTGTTTATCTACAGAGGAAAAGCAGAGACAAGTATGAAGTAAACACTCTGTTGATCCTCCCCTGATCCTGACTTTCActttctcctccctctctgTGCAAAATATCTGTATATAAGCTGCTGAAgaagagagaagggagagattCTGATTCTGACTTTGTGTGGATTATTACGTGTCCTTCCTGGaatttcttttcagttttctttttagGTTTCAACTGcagtgatcatcatcatcatcatcatcaacatcacttCTCTAATCACTCTCTCCATCAGCAGTCAtgtcctcttcttctttcctgATGGTTTTGCTGGTTCTCGCCTGCTTTCAGTCCTTCACGATGGCTCAGAGTAAGATAAAGGTCGCCTTATTATaagtgatgtttttttcttcttcttgttattattagtagtagttttaATTGTATCAGGTTGtaaaaataatcagtgataATAAACCACTTCAGGTAAAACTCCAGCCTTAATTCTGAAATAAATGAGaagattttgaaatgttctGTCACAGGTGTGGGTGGAGCAGATTTGTGCTGTTTTGAGTTCCATAAAAGACCAATTCCTGCAGCGGACGTCGTCTCTGTGGAAGAAACAAGATTCGACTGCACACTTCCTGGAGTCATGTATGATTTGTGATTCctgtcatattttttatttgttttataattctaACAGATGATTTCAAAATATAATCTAAATGAGGAGATTCACAGATTCTGGTTTTCTTCTGATCTTTATCTTCTTTCTTCTGCAGTCTTACAACAAAAAAGGGATTCCGGAAGTGTGCAGATCCTGAGGTGGACTGGGTGAAGCAGATCATCAATCAGACTGAAATAAATGAGAAGATAATAAAAAGTTCTGTAACAGATGCGAGTGGAGCAGATTTGTGCTGTTTTGAGTTTCATAAAAGACCAATTCCTGCAGCGAACATCATCTCTGTGGAGGAAACCAGATTCGACTGCACACTTCCTGGAGTCATGTACGATTTATCAttctaactttatttttatattcattttaaattctcTCAGAggatttcaaaaatataatctAAATGAGGAGATTCACAGATTCTGGTTCTCTCCTCATGTTTATCTTCTTTCTTCTGCAGTTTTACACCAAAAAAGGGATTCCGGATGTGTGTAGATCCTGAGGTGGATTGGGTGAAGACGATCATCGAAATCAAAAGTAAACCATTAGAATAGACTCCATGaattagcttttattttatCATAAATGCTTCATTTGTATCACATTACTCAAAGTAAattgatgttttattaaaaatacacctGTAACTGCAGGCACTGATTTATTTCCATCTTCTTTACAAATTAAAGCACATTTATAACTCATGACCTCTTGGTTTGTTTCTCTGAATAATCACTTCTTAATACTGTTTCTATTGTTGGGATGTTCTGGGATGTTCTCTCACAAACTCTGGTTTCTTCCAGGAACTGGGCATTTATACTGAGAGAACATGAAGCTTTTAATGGAATTACTCCCTGATCAACTCCAGTCTAGTGATTATAGAACCAGTTTCACACCAACATTCTCTCTGTAATCTGCAGTTTATACTGATTTAGTTTACAGCATTTATTCATAGTTCTTAGAAACACTTATTCAGGGTCAGTAACATTTACAACCAAGAATTTTAAAGTTAAGGACATTAGAACCTTTCACCCAGAACTCCAGTTTCTTATACACTGTTCTTCAATGACCACATGGAGTCACAATCAGTGTAATAAAATATGACAGAACGAAGAATCACATAAGCAACGTGgttacaaaactttttttttcttcttgaatgg
Protein-coding sequences here:
- the LOC124387448 gene encoding C-C motif chemokine 4-like, which gives rise to MSSSSFLMVLLVLACFQSFTMAQSVGGADLCCFEFHKRPIPAADVVSVEETRFDCTLPGVILTTKKGFRKCADPEVDWVKQIINQTEINEKIIKSSVTDASGADLCCFEFHKRPIPAANIISVEETRFDCTLPGVIFTPKKGFRMCVDPEVDWVKTIIEIKSKPLE